A window of Akkermansiaceae bacterium contains these coding sequences:
- a CDS encoding metal-dependent hydrolase, producing MTNFTFYGHSCFSVEIAGKKILFDPFITPNPLAKGIDVESIEADYILISHGHEDHVADALDILRRTGAMLVSNFEIVTWFGRQGIDNAHPLNHGGSVQLPFGKVKYVHAVHSSVLPDGSYGGNPGGFVIESEQTHFYFSGDTALTSDMKLLGELHRLDWAVLCVGDNFTMGHADAAICAEWIGVKKVVGTHFDSFPYIEIDHDAAKASFADKGITLHLPNIGDSLEL from the coding sequence ATGACGAACTTTACCTTTTACGGCCATTCCTGCTTCTCTGTCGAGATTGCCGGGAAAAAGATCCTGTTTGACCCCTTCATCACCCCCAATCCCTTGGCAAAGGGAATTGATGTTGAAAGTATTGAAGCCGATTACATCCTCATCTCACACGGCCACGAAGACCATGTGGCCGATGCATTGGACATCTTGAGACGCACCGGGGCGATGCTGGTATCCAACTTTGAGATTGTGACCTGGTTTGGCCGGCAGGGCATCGACAATGCCCACCCGCTGAACCATGGCGGCAGTGTGCAGCTCCCCTTTGGTAAAGTCAAATACGTGCATGCCGTGCACTCGTCGGTCTTGCCGGACGGCAGCTACGGGGGCAATCCGGGTGGCTTTGTGATCGAGTCGGAGCAGACGCATTTCTACTTCTCCGGCGACACCGCGCTGACCTCTGACATGAAGCTGTTAGGCGAGCTGCATCGACTCGACTGGGCGGTGCTATGTGTCGGCGACAACTTCACCATGGGTCATGCCGACGCGGCGATCTGTGCCGAGTGGATCGGGGTGAAAAAAGTGGTCGGCACCCACTTCGATAGTTTCCCCTACATTGAAATCGACCACGATGCGGCCAAGGCATCCTTCGCAGACAAAGGCATCACCCTCCACCTCCCTAACATCGGAGACTCTCTCGAACTCTGA
- a CDS encoding FKBP-type peptidyl-prolyl cis-trans isomerase — translation MKKNNITSVLGVIGLAGLVGAVSLSAQDATPPVPPAAPPATPVAPPEPPAPQLTEAEVKDISSYILGLQSAQRFAGSGLTAEDMQTESFVKGFLAGLKGDKPEYPEEKLRAAMEALGKAVQDREAKKAEANLAAGNAFLADNAKKEGVITTTSGLQYQVINKGTDQKYVAPADGAPDDGTKFMVHYRGTLIDGTEFDKSPDGEPFPMTLQVIPGFKEALTTMPVGAKWRIFLPANLAYGSRAAGPKIGANSALIFELELVEIQAAPEAAPAPPAPPVPSPARPKASAVTPPVQVPAPKPAENKTEKPE, via the coding sequence ATGAAAAAGAATAACATCACCTCCGTTCTTGGGGTTATCGGTCTCGCCGGCCTTGTCGGCGCAGTCTCTCTCAGCGCCCAGGATGCTACTCCACCAGTGCCTCCAGCTGCACCCCCCGCCACTCCCGTGGCCCCGCCCGAACCTCCCGCGCCCCAACTGACGGAGGCCGAGGTGAAGGACATCAGTTCCTACATTCTTGGGTTACAGTCTGCCCAGCGATTTGCTGGCTCCGGTCTGACGGCTGAAGACATGCAGACCGAGTCCTTTGTCAAAGGATTCCTTGCCGGACTCAAAGGCGACAAGCCCGAATACCCTGAGGAAAAACTGCGTGCCGCCATGGAAGCCCTTGGTAAGGCGGTCCAGGACCGTGAAGCCAAGAAGGCTGAGGCAAACCTGGCTGCCGGTAACGCATTCCTCGCGGATAACGCCAAGAAGGAAGGTGTCATCACCACCACCAGCGGCCTGCAGTATCAGGTTATCAACAAGGGAACCGACCAGAAATACGTCGCCCCTGCCGATGGTGCCCCAGACGATGGCACCAAGTTCATGGTGCACTACCGTGGCACCTTGATTGACGGCACCGAGTTTGACAAATCGCCCGACGGTGAGCCATTCCCAATGACGCTCCAGGTGATTCCCGGTTTCAAAGAGGCATTGACCACCATGCCCGTTGGTGCCAAGTGGAGGATTTTCCTGCCAGCCAACCTGGCCTATGGTTCCCGTGCGGCCGGCCCCAAGATCGGTGCCAACAGTGCCCTGATCTTCGAACTTGAGCTGGTGGAAATCCAGGCGGCTCCCGAAGCCGCGCCAGCGCCACCAGCGCCGCCCGTTCCTAGCCCGGCCCGTCCAAAGGCAAGTGCCGTGACCCCTCCCGTGCAGGTGCCCGCACCCAAGCCCGCCGAGAACAAGACTGAAAAGCCTGAGTAA
- a CDS encoding 2-C-methyl-D-erythritol 2,4-cyclodiphosphate synthase, whose amino-acid sequence MYRTGIGYDVHQFAEGRPLILGGVEIAHSHGLAGHSDADVLCHAIADALLGSLGLPDIGHYFPPTDESIEGICSLKILEKCRELGDERGAVIQNIDSSLIAEAPKVLPHAEAMKANIAAALGITPGQIGIKATTNETMGFVGRKEGMAALASAMIYLPDEVTY is encoded by the coding sequence ATGTATCGCACCGGAATAGGATATGACGTCCACCAATTTGCCGAAGGCCGCCCGCTCATACTCGGTGGTGTTGAAATCGCACACAGCCACGGGCTGGCGGGTCACTCGGATGCGGATGTCCTTTGCCACGCGATCGCGGATGCGCTGTTAGGTTCGCTGGGTCTGCCCGACATTGGTCATTATTTCCCCCCAACGGATGAATCGATTGAAGGGATTTGCTCGCTGAAAATCCTGGAAAAATGCCGTGAGCTCGGCGACGAGCGGGGTGCGGTGATCCAGAACATCGATTCCTCCCTGATTGCCGAGGCACCCAAGGTGTTGCCACACGCGGAAGCCATGAAAGCCAATATCGCCGCCGCCCTGGGAATCACCCCGGGCCAGATTGGAATCAAGGCGACGACCAACGAAACCATGGGCTTTGTCGGTCGCAAAGAGGGGATGGCAGCCCTCGCATCCGCGATGATTTACCTGCCCGACGAAGTTACCTACTGA